In Hyphomicrobiaceae bacterium, the following are encoded in one genomic region:
- the era gene encoding GTPase Era — MSDNKDQTTRCGFIAILGSPNAGKSTLVNALVGTKVSIVSHKVQTTRVPVRGIAMDGVSQLVLTDTPGIFQPKRTLDRAMVDAAWQRASDADVLLLVIDAAKGLDDDTLAILARIKDQRRAKIAVLNKVDRIEDKARLLALTAQLTKEAAFDRVFMISALSGSGVDELRRYLASVVPEGPWHYSEDDVTDLPLRMLAAEITRERIYNWLHDELPYAITVETDSWKQLKNGSVRIEQTIFVERESQRSIVLGKGGATVKKISMESRKELSEIVEAPVHLFLFVKVRENWGSDPERYREMGLDFPKK; from the coding sequence ATGTCTGATAACAAGGATCAAACGACGCGCTGCGGGTTCATCGCCATTCTTGGCAGTCCCAACGCTGGCAAGTCGACACTCGTCAACGCGCTGGTCGGCACTAAGGTGTCGATTGTCTCGCACAAAGTGCAGACGACACGCGTGCCGGTTCGCGGCATCGCCATGGACGGCGTCAGCCAGCTCGTACTCACCGATACGCCTGGCATCTTTCAACCAAAGCGCACACTCGATCGCGCCATGGTAGATGCAGCTTGGCAGCGCGCAAGCGACGCTGACGTTCTGCTGCTCGTGATCGATGCGGCCAAGGGGCTCGACGATGACACACTCGCCATCCTTGCACGAATTAAGGATCAGCGGCGTGCGAAGATTGCCGTGCTGAATAAAGTCGATCGCATCGAGGACAAGGCGCGGCTTCTTGCGCTGACGGCGCAGCTTACCAAAGAGGCTGCCTTCGATCGCGTCTTCATGATTTCCGCACTCAGTGGCAGCGGCGTCGATGAGCTGCGGCGCTATCTCGCTTCCGTCGTTCCGGAAGGTCCCTGGCACTATTCCGAAGACGACGTCACCGACCTTCCGTTGCGGATGCTGGCTGCGGAAATAACACGCGAACGCATCTACAATTGGCTGCATGACGAGCTGCCCTACGCGATCACAGTGGAAACCGATAGCTGGAAGCAGTTGAAGAACGGCTCGGTTCGCATCGAGCAGACCATCTTTGTGGAACGCGAAAGCCAGCGGAGCATCGTGCTGGGTAAGGGTGGGGCTACGGTCAAGAAGATCTCGATGGAGTCCCGCAAGGAATTGAGCGAGATCGTTGAAGCGCCCGTACACCTGTTCTTGTTCGTTAAGGTGCGCGAAAACTGGGGCAGCGATCCCGAGCGCTATCGCGAGATGGGGCTCGATTTCCCCAAGAAGTAG
- the rnc gene encoding ribonuclease III: MLRPRKFKELEKKLGHRFKDPNLIERALTHASVRGGKADRGDNERLEFIGDRVLGLAIAEVLSAQHPDADEGELARRFNRLVRGEACARVSRNIDLGQYLILSDSEADSGGRQKATILADAVEAVLGAVFLDAGFDKARAVVRKLWQEQSDNVPEVTVDAKSQLQEWAQGQGLALPKYSVVSRQGPDHAPHFTAEVLIAGKAPARGEGASKRVAEQAAARALLKREGVQDKHADV, encoded by the coding sequence ATGTTGCGTCCGCGCAAGTTCAAGGAACTCGAAAAAAAGCTCGGGCACCGTTTCAAGGACCCCAATCTGATAGAGCGGGCGCTGACGCATGCCAGTGTGCGCGGCGGAAAGGCCGATCGGGGCGACAACGAGCGGCTTGAGTTCATCGGCGATCGCGTGCTGGGGCTTGCCATAGCGGAAGTCTTGAGCGCGCAGCATCCCGATGCGGATGAAGGGGAACTTGCACGCCGTTTCAATCGGTTGGTTCGTGGAGAGGCTTGCGCGCGCGTCTCCCGCAATATCGATTTGGGGCAGTACCTCATTCTGTCCGACAGTGAGGCAGATAGCGGGGGGCGGCAGAAGGCGACAATCCTGGCCGATGCTGTCGAGGCGGTGCTTGGCGCGGTCTTTCTCGACGCTGGATTTGACAAAGCGAGAGCGGTGGTGCGCAAGCTCTGGCAGGAGCAGTCGGACAACGTTCCGGAAGTGACCGTCGACGCCAAGTCGCAGCTGCAGGAATGGGCACAAGGACAAGGGCTGGCGTTGCCGAAGTATTCGGTTGTGTCGCGCCAGGGGCCCGATCACGCGCCGCACTTCACTGCCGAAGTGCTGATCGCAGGCAAGGCGCCTGCGCGCGGCGAGGGAGCTTCCAAGCGCGTCGCTGAACAGGCAGCAGCGCGCGCACTGCTAAAGCGCGAAGGTGTACAAGACAAACATGCCGATGTCTGA
- the recO gene encoding DNA repair protein RecO: MQWTDEAIVLSVRPHGETAAVAELFTRTHGRHLGLVHGGRSRKLRPVLQTGNQVNATWKARLAEQLGHVSLELLRPFAADAMDSSIALGGLSSMAALTRLLPERDPHPSLYEVTLFVLGFLDDATVWPALYVRWELALLDELGFGLDLTQCAATGGNDQLIYVSPKSGRAVSASAGEPYKDRLLALPGFLARSSGAHVGANDIRDGLALTGHFLKARVLSQRGEPMPDVRLRLAEQLARA; encoded by the coding sequence ATGCAATGGACCGATGAAGCGATCGTTCTTTCAGTGCGGCCCCACGGTGAGACCGCGGCGGTAGCGGAACTGTTCACGCGTACCCACGGCCGCCACCTCGGTCTCGTCCATGGGGGAAGGTCTCGCAAACTGCGTCCGGTCTTGCAGACAGGAAATCAAGTCAACGCCACATGGAAGGCGCGCCTTGCCGAGCAACTTGGCCATGTGTCGCTTGAACTGCTGCGTCCGTTCGCGGCTGATGCCATGGATAGTTCGATCGCTCTTGGCGGGCTTTCGAGCATGGCCGCGCTGACAAGGCTTCTTCCCGAGCGCGATCCTCATCCTTCGCTCTACGAAGTGACCCTGTTTGTTCTCGGGTTCTTGGATGATGCAACCGTGTGGCCTGCACTCTACGTGCGCTGGGAATTGGCGTTACTCGATGAGCTTGGTTTCGGTCTCGACCTCACGCAATGCGCAGCAACAGGCGGCAACGATCAGCTCATCTACGTGTCTCCGAAGTCGGGACGGGCGGTTTCAGCTTCCGCGGGCGAGCCTTACAAGGACAGGCTGCTTGCGCTGCCGGGATTTCTGGCACGCTCCAGCGGCGCGCATGTGGGCGCGAACGATATTCGCGACGGGCTGGCGCTAACCGGCCATTTTCTCAAAGCGCGCGTGCTTTCGCAGCGTGGAGAGCCGATGCCGGATGTCCGGCTTCGGCTGGCCGAACAATTGGCGCGGGCGTAA